A stretch of Prionailurus bengalensis isolate Pbe53 chromosome E4, Fcat_Pben_1.1_paternal_pri, whole genome shotgun sequence DNA encodes these proteins:
- the IKBKE gene encoding inhibitor of nuclear factor kappa-B kinase subunit epsilon isoform X2 → MQSTVNYLWHTDDLLGQGATASVYKARNKKSGELVAVKVFNTASYLRPREVQVREFDVLRKLNHQNIVKLFAVEETVGPVLGQREVVLSLTHTGWKDSGHRIMETWSHACQQGGSRQKVLVMEYCSGGSLLSVLESPENAFGLPEDEFLVVLRCVVAGMNHLRENSIVHRDIKPGNIMRLMGEEGQSIYKLTDFGAARELDDDEKFVSVYGTEEYLHPDMYERAVLRKPQQKTFGVTVDLWSIGVTLYHAATGSLPFVPFGGPRRNKEMMYRITTEKPAGAIAGTQRRENGPLEWSYTLPITCRLSMGLQSQLVPILANILEVEQAKCWGFDQFFAETSDILQRVVVHVFSLSQAVLHHVYIHAHNTVAIFLEAVYKQTSVAPQHQEYLFEGHVCVLEPSLSAQHIAHTTASSPLTLFSMASETPKGLAFRDPAQDIPKFFPKVDLQADYSTAKSVLGAGYQALWLARALLAGQELMLRGLYWFVEMLQATCRRTLEVTRMALLFLTSSLGTESSVAGMPEMQELKRVTELRSKLQALAEALSRYAHDITETQMSLNNLSSELMKNRDQVHADRSIQQIQCCLDKMNLIYKQFKKSRMRPGLGYNEEQIHKLDKVNFGHLAKRLLQVFQEKCVQKYQTSLVTHGKWMREVHETRIHLRMVSCSVAAFNTEAQGAQESLSKILDQLSHQLLQDRTMGAQVSAPPTAPHPSPALTDLVLHMQELCEEVKLLAFDLQDNNRIIEGLSRPPSAPDS, encoded by the exons ATGCAGAGCACTGTCAATTACCTATGGCACACCGACGACCTGCTGGGGCAGGGGGCCACTGCCAGTGTGTACAAGGCCCGAAACAAG AAATCCGGGGAGCTGGTTGCCGTGAAGGTCTTCAACACCGCCAGCTACCTGCGACCCCGCGAGGTGCAGGTGAGGGAGTTTGATGTCCTGCGAAAGCTGAACCACCAGAACATCGTCAAGCTCTTTGCGGTGGAGGAGACGGTGGGTCCAGTGCTTGGTCAGAGGGAGGTGGTCTTGTCCTTGACCCACACAGGCTGGAAAGACTCAGGTCACAGAATCATGGAGACGTGGTCACATGCTTGTCAGCAG GGGGGCAGCCGGCAGAAGGTGCTGGTGATGGAGTACTGCTCCGGTGGGAGCCTGCTGAGCGTGCTCGAAAGCCCCGAGAACGCCTTCGGGCTGCCGGAGGATGAGTTTCTGGTGGTGCTGCGCTGTGTGG TGGCCGGCATGAACCACCTGCGGGAAAACAGCATTGTCCACCGCGACATCAAGCCTGGAAACATCATGCGCCtcatgggggaggaggggcagagcatcTATAAGCTGACGGACTTCGGGGCCGCCCGGGAGCTGGATGACGATGAGAAGTTTGTCTCTGTCTATGGCACTGAGGAGTACCTG CACCCTGACATGTATGAACGGGCAGTGCTTCGCAAGCCCCAGCAGAAGACATTTGGGGTGACCGTGGATCTCTGGAGCATTGGGGTAACCCTGTACCACGCAGCCACCGGCAGCCTGCCCTTCGTCCCCTTCGGTGGACCACGGCGCAACAAGGAGATGAT GTACCGGATCACCACGGAGAAGCCGGCCGGGGCCATCGCAGGCACTCAGAGGCGGGAGAATGGGCCCCTGGAGTGGAGTTACACCCTCCCCATCACCTGCCGGCTGTCCAT GGGGCTGCAGAGCCAGCTGGTGCCCATCCTGGCCAACATCCTGGAGGTGGAGCAGGCCAAGTGCTGGGGCTTCGACCAGTTCTTTGCGGAGACCAGTGACATCCTGCAGCGAGTTGTTGTCCATGTCTTCTCCCTGTCTCAGGCGGTCCTGCACCACGTCTACATCCACGCCCACAACAC GGTAGCCATCTTTCTGGAAGCCGTGTACAAGCAGACCAGTGTGGCCCCCCAGCATCAGGAGTACCTCTTTGAGGGTCACGTCTGTGTCCTTGAGCCCAGCCTCTCAGCGCAGCACATCGCCCACACGACAGCAAGCAGCCCCCTGACCCTATTCAGCATGGCCAGCGAGACCCCCAAGGGGCTGGCCTTCAGGGACC CCGCTCAGGACATCCCCAAGTTCTTCCCCAAAGTGGATCTGCAGGCGGATTACAGCACTGCCAAG AGCGTGTTGGGCGCTGGCTACCAGGCCCTGTGGCTGGCGCGGGCCCTGCTGGCCGGGCAGGAACTAATGCTTCGGGGGCTGTACTGGTTCGT GGAGATGCTCCAGGCCACATGCAGGCGGACGCTGGAGGTCACGCGGATGGCCCTCCTGTTCCTCACCAGCAGCCTGGGCACTGAGAG CAGTGTGGCTGGGATGCCTGAAATGCAGGAACTGAAGAGAGTCACAGAGCTGAGGTCCAAGCTGCAGGCT TTGGCTGAGGCCCTCTCCAGATATGCCCACGATATCACAGAGACCCAGATGAGCCTAAACAACCTGAGCTCTGAGCTGATGAAGAACCGGGATCAGGTACATGCGGACAGAAG CATCCAGCAGATTCAGTGCTGTTTGGACAAGATGAACCTCATCTACAAACAGTTCAAGAAATCCAGAATGAGGCCAG GCCTCGGCTACAACGAGGAGCAGATTCACAAGCTGGATAA GGTGAATTTCGGTCATTTAGCCAAAAGGCTCCTGCAGGTATTCCAGGAGAAGTGCGTGCAGAAGTACCAGACGTCTCTAGTCACGCACGGCAAGTGGATGAG GGAGGTGCACGAGACCAGGATCCACTTGCGTATGGTCAGCTGTTCTGTGGCTGCCTTTAACACAGAAGCCCAGGGAGCCCAGGAGAGCCTCAGCAAG ATCCTTGACCAGTTATCTCACCAGCTCCTTCAGGACAGAACAATGGGGGCTCAGGTCTCAGCACCCCCCacagctccccaccccagccctgcactGACAGACCTGGTTCTGCA CATGCAGGAGCTCTGCGAGGAGGTGAAGCTGCTGGCCTTCGACCTTCAGGACAACAACCGCATCATTGAAGG GTTAAGTAGGCCCCCGTCGGCCCCTGACTCCTGA
- the IKBKE gene encoding inhibitor of nuclear factor kappa-B kinase subunit epsilon isoform X3 translates to MQSTVNYLWHTDDLLGQGATASVYKARNKKSGELVAVKVFNTASYLRPREVQVREFDVLRKLNHQNIVKLFAVEETGGSRQKVLVMEYCSGGSLLSVLESPENAFGLPEDEFLVVLRCVVAGMNHLRENSIVHRDIKPGNIMRLMGEEGQSIYKLTDFGAARELDDDEKFVSVYGTEEYLHPDMYERAVLRKPQQKTFGVTVDLWSIGVTLYHAATGSLPFVPFGGPRRNKEMMYRITTEKPAGAIAGTQRRENGPLEWSYTLPITCRLSMGLQSQLVPILANILEVEQAKCWGFDQFFAETSDILQRVVVHVFSLSQAVLHHVYIHAHNTVAIFLEAVYKQTSVAPQHQEYLFEGHVCVLEPSLSAQHIAHTTASSPLTLFSMASETPKGLAFRDPAQDIPKFFPKVDLQADYSTAKSVLGAGYQALWLARALLAGQELMLRGLYWFVEMLQATCRRTLEVTRMALLFLTSSLGTERFSSVAGMPEMQELKRVTELRSKLQALAEALSRYAHDITETQMSLNNLSSELMKNRDQVHADRSIQQIQCCLDKMNLIYKQFKKSRMRPGLGYNEEQIHKLDKVNFGHLAKRLLQVFQEKCVQKYQTSLVTHGKWMREVHETRIHLRMVSCSVAAFNTEAQGAQESLSKILDQLSHQLLQDRTMGAQVSAPPTAPHPSPALTDLVLHMQELCEEVKLLAFDLQDNNRIIEGLSRPPSAPDS, encoded by the exons ATGCAGAGCACTGTCAATTACCTATGGCACACCGACGACCTGCTGGGGCAGGGGGCCACTGCCAGTGTGTACAAGGCCCGAAACAAG AAATCCGGGGAGCTGGTTGCCGTGAAGGTCTTCAACACCGCCAGCTACCTGCGACCCCGCGAGGTGCAGGTGAGGGAGTTTGATGTCCTGCGAAAGCTGAACCACCAGAACATCGTCAAGCTCTTTGCGGTGGAGGAGACG GGGGGCAGCCGGCAGAAGGTGCTGGTGATGGAGTACTGCTCCGGTGGGAGCCTGCTGAGCGTGCTCGAAAGCCCCGAGAACGCCTTCGGGCTGCCGGAGGATGAGTTTCTGGTGGTGCTGCGCTGTGTGG TGGCCGGCATGAACCACCTGCGGGAAAACAGCATTGTCCACCGCGACATCAAGCCTGGAAACATCATGCGCCtcatgggggaggaggggcagagcatcTATAAGCTGACGGACTTCGGGGCCGCCCGGGAGCTGGATGACGATGAGAAGTTTGTCTCTGTCTATGGCACTGAGGAGTACCTG CACCCTGACATGTATGAACGGGCAGTGCTTCGCAAGCCCCAGCAGAAGACATTTGGGGTGACCGTGGATCTCTGGAGCATTGGGGTAACCCTGTACCACGCAGCCACCGGCAGCCTGCCCTTCGTCCCCTTCGGTGGACCACGGCGCAACAAGGAGATGAT GTACCGGATCACCACGGAGAAGCCGGCCGGGGCCATCGCAGGCACTCAGAGGCGGGAGAATGGGCCCCTGGAGTGGAGTTACACCCTCCCCATCACCTGCCGGCTGTCCAT GGGGCTGCAGAGCCAGCTGGTGCCCATCCTGGCCAACATCCTGGAGGTGGAGCAGGCCAAGTGCTGGGGCTTCGACCAGTTCTTTGCGGAGACCAGTGACATCCTGCAGCGAGTTGTTGTCCATGTCTTCTCCCTGTCTCAGGCGGTCCTGCACCACGTCTACATCCACGCCCACAACAC GGTAGCCATCTTTCTGGAAGCCGTGTACAAGCAGACCAGTGTGGCCCCCCAGCATCAGGAGTACCTCTTTGAGGGTCACGTCTGTGTCCTTGAGCCCAGCCTCTCAGCGCAGCACATCGCCCACACGACAGCAAGCAGCCCCCTGACCCTATTCAGCATGGCCAGCGAGACCCCCAAGGGGCTGGCCTTCAGGGACC CCGCTCAGGACATCCCCAAGTTCTTCCCCAAAGTGGATCTGCAGGCGGATTACAGCACTGCCAAG AGCGTGTTGGGCGCTGGCTACCAGGCCCTGTGGCTGGCGCGGGCCCTGCTGGCCGGGCAGGAACTAATGCTTCGGGGGCTGTACTGGTTCGT GGAGATGCTCCAGGCCACATGCAGGCGGACGCTGGAGGTCACGCGGATGGCCCTCCTGTTCCTCACCAGCAGCCTGGGCACTGAGAG GTTCAGCAGTGTGGCTGGGATGCCTGAAATGCAGGAACTGAAGAGAGTCACAGAGCTGAGGTCCAAGCTGCAGGCT TTGGCTGAGGCCCTCTCCAGATATGCCCACGATATCACAGAGACCCAGATGAGCCTAAACAACCTGAGCTCTGAGCTGATGAAGAACCGGGATCAGGTACATGCGGACAGAAG CATCCAGCAGATTCAGTGCTGTTTGGACAAGATGAACCTCATCTACAAACAGTTCAAGAAATCCAGAATGAGGCCAG GCCTCGGCTACAACGAGGAGCAGATTCACAAGCTGGATAA GGTGAATTTCGGTCATTTAGCCAAAAGGCTCCTGCAGGTATTCCAGGAGAAGTGCGTGCAGAAGTACCAGACGTCTCTAGTCACGCACGGCAAGTGGATGAG GGAGGTGCACGAGACCAGGATCCACTTGCGTATGGTCAGCTGTTCTGTGGCTGCCTTTAACACAGAAGCCCAGGGAGCCCAGGAGAGCCTCAGCAAG ATCCTTGACCAGTTATCTCACCAGCTCCTTCAGGACAGAACAATGGGGGCTCAGGTCTCAGCACCCCCCacagctccccaccccagccctgcactGACAGACCTGGTTCTGCA CATGCAGGAGCTCTGCGAGGAGGTGAAGCTGCTGGCCTTCGACCTTCAGGACAACAACCGCATCATTGAAGG GTTAAGTAGGCCCCCGTCGGCCCCTGACTCCTGA
- the IKBKE gene encoding inhibitor of nuclear factor kappa-B kinase subunit epsilon isoform X8, with the protein MQSTVNYLWHTDDLLGQGATASVYKARNKKSGELVAVKVFNTASYLRPREVQVREFDVLRKLNHQNIVKLFAVEETVGPVLGQREVVLSLTHTGWKDSGHRIMETWSHACQQGGSRQKVLVMEYCSGGSLLSVLESPENAFGLPEDEFLVVLRCVVAGMNHLRENSIVHRDIKPGNIMRLMGEEGQSIYKLTDFGAARELDDDEKFVSVYGTEEYLHPDMYERAVLRKPQQKTFGVTVDLWSIGVTLYHAATGSLPFVPFGGPRRNKEMMYRITTEKPAGAIAGTQRRENGPLEWSYTLPITCRLSMGLQSQLVPILANILEVEQAKCWGFDQFFAETSDILQRVVVHVFSLSQAVLHHVYIHAHNTVAIFLEAVYKQTSVAPQHQEYLFEGHVCVLEPSLSAQHIAHTTASSPLTLFSMASETPKGLAFRDPAQDIPKFFPKVDLQADYSTAKSVLGAGYQALWLARALLAGQELMLRGLYWFVEMLQATCRRTLEVTRMALLFLTSSLGTERFSSVAGMPEMQELKRVTELRSKLQALAEALSRYAHDITETQMSLNNLSSELMKNRDQHPADSVLFGQDEPHLQTVQEIQNEARPRLQRGADSQAG; encoded by the exons ATGCAGAGCACTGTCAATTACCTATGGCACACCGACGACCTGCTGGGGCAGGGGGCCACTGCCAGTGTGTACAAGGCCCGAAACAAG AAATCCGGGGAGCTGGTTGCCGTGAAGGTCTTCAACACCGCCAGCTACCTGCGACCCCGCGAGGTGCAGGTGAGGGAGTTTGATGTCCTGCGAAAGCTGAACCACCAGAACATCGTCAAGCTCTTTGCGGTGGAGGAGACGGTGGGTCCAGTGCTTGGTCAGAGGGAGGTGGTCTTGTCCTTGACCCACACAGGCTGGAAAGACTCAGGTCACAGAATCATGGAGACGTGGTCACATGCTTGTCAGCAG GGGGGCAGCCGGCAGAAGGTGCTGGTGATGGAGTACTGCTCCGGTGGGAGCCTGCTGAGCGTGCTCGAAAGCCCCGAGAACGCCTTCGGGCTGCCGGAGGATGAGTTTCTGGTGGTGCTGCGCTGTGTGG TGGCCGGCATGAACCACCTGCGGGAAAACAGCATTGTCCACCGCGACATCAAGCCTGGAAACATCATGCGCCtcatgggggaggaggggcagagcatcTATAAGCTGACGGACTTCGGGGCCGCCCGGGAGCTGGATGACGATGAGAAGTTTGTCTCTGTCTATGGCACTGAGGAGTACCTG CACCCTGACATGTATGAACGGGCAGTGCTTCGCAAGCCCCAGCAGAAGACATTTGGGGTGACCGTGGATCTCTGGAGCATTGGGGTAACCCTGTACCACGCAGCCACCGGCAGCCTGCCCTTCGTCCCCTTCGGTGGACCACGGCGCAACAAGGAGATGAT GTACCGGATCACCACGGAGAAGCCGGCCGGGGCCATCGCAGGCACTCAGAGGCGGGAGAATGGGCCCCTGGAGTGGAGTTACACCCTCCCCATCACCTGCCGGCTGTCCAT GGGGCTGCAGAGCCAGCTGGTGCCCATCCTGGCCAACATCCTGGAGGTGGAGCAGGCCAAGTGCTGGGGCTTCGACCAGTTCTTTGCGGAGACCAGTGACATCCTGCAGCGAGTTGTTGTCCATGTCTTCTCCCTGTCTCAGGCGGTCCTGCACCACGTCTACATCCACGCCCACAACAC GGTAGCCATCTTTCTGGAAGCCGTGTACAAGCAGACCAGTGTGGCCCCCCAGCATCAGGAGTACCTCTTTGAGGGTCACGTCTGTGTCCTTGAGCCCAGCCTCTCAGCGCAGCACATCGCCCACACGACAGCAAGCAGCCCCCTGACCCTATTCAGCATGGCCAGCGAGACCCCCAAGGGGCTGGCCTTCAGGGACC CCGCTCAGGACATCCCCAAGTTCTTCCCCAAAGTGGATCTGCAGGCGGATTACAGCACTGCCAAG AGCGTGTTGGGCGCTGGCTACCAGGCCCTGTGGCTGGCGCGGGCCCTGCTGGCCGGGCAGGAACTAATGCTTCGGGGGCTGTACTGGTTCGT GGAGATGCTCCAGGCCACATGCAGGCGGACGCTGGAGGTCACGCGGATGGCCCTCCTGTTCCTCACCAGCAGCCTGGGCACTGAGAG GTTCAGCAGTGTGGCTGGGATGCCTGAAATGCAGGAACTGAAGAGAGTCACAGAGCTGAGGTCCAAGCTGCAGGCT TTGGCTGAGGCCCTCTCCAGATATGCCCACGATATCACAGAGACCCAGATGAGCCTAAACAACCTGAGCTCTGAGCTGATGAAGAACCGGGATCAG CATCCAGCAGATTCAGTGCTGTTTGGACAAGATGAACCTCATCTACAAACAGTTCAAGAAATCCAGAATGAGGCCAG GCCTCGGCTACAACGAGGAGCAGATTCACAAGCTGGATAA
- the IKBKE gene encoding inhibitor of nuclear factor kappa-B kinase subunit epsilon isoform X6 encodes MQSTVNYLWHTDDLLGQGATASVYKARNKKSGELVAVKVFNTASYLRPREVQVREFDVLRKLNHQNIVKLFAVEETVGPVLGQREVVLSLTHTGWKDSGHRIMETWSHACQQGGSRQKVLVMEYCSGGSLLSVLESPENAFGLPEDEFLVVLRCVVAGMNHLRENSIVHRDIKPGNIMRLMGEEGQSIYKLTDFGAARELDDDEKFVSVYGTEEYLHPDMYERAVLRKPQQKTFGVTVDLWSIGVTLYHAATGSLPFVPFGGPRRNKEMMYRITTEKPAGAIAGTQRRENGPLEWSYTLPITCRLSMGLQSQLVPILANILEVEQAKCWGFDQFFAETSDILQRVVVHVFSLSQAVLHHVYIHAHNTVAIFLEAVYKQTSVAPQHQEYLFEGHVCVLEPSLSAQHIAHTTASSPLTLFSMASETPKGLAFRDPAQDIPKFFPKVDLQADYSTAKSVLGAGYQALWLARALLAGQELMLRGLYWFVEMLQATCRRTLEVTRMALLFLTSSLGTERFSSVAGMPEMQELKRVTELRSKLQALAEALSRYAHDITETQMSLNNLSSELMKNRDQHPADSVLFGQDEPHLQTVQEIQNEARRTSEAFLPSSLGFHHPSITTLLSTSLGTITLP; translated from the exons ATGCAGAGCACTGTCAATTACCTATGGCACACCGACGACCTGCTGGGGCAGGGGGCCACTGCCAGTGTGTACAAGGCCCGAAACAAG AAATCCGGGGAGCTGGTTGCCGTGAAGGTCTTCAACACCGCCAGCTACCTGCGACCCCGCGAGGTGCAGGTGAGGGAGTTTGATGTCCTGCGAAAGCTGAACCACCAGAACATCGTCAAGCTCTTTGCGGTGGAGGAGACGGTGGGTCCAGTGCTTGGTCAGAGGGAGGTGGTCTTGTCCTTGACCCACACAGGCTGGAAAGACTCAGGTCACAGAATCATGGAGACGTGGTCACATGCTTGTCAGCAG GGGGGCAGCCGGCAGAAGGTGCTGGTGATGGAGTACTGCTCCGGTGGGAGCCTGCTGAGCGTGCTCGAAAGCCCCGAGAACGCCTTCGGGCTGCCGGAGGATGAGTTTCTGGTGGTGCTGCGCTGTGTGG TGGCCGGCATGAACCACCTGCGGGAAAACAGCATTGTCCACCGCGACATCAAGCCTGGAAACATCATGCGCCtcatgggggaggaggggcagagcatcTATAAGCTGACGGACTTCGGGGCCGCCCGGGAGCTGGATGACGATGAGAAGTTTGTCTCTGTCTATGGCACTGAGGAGTACCTG CACCCTGACATGTATGAACGGGCAGTGCTTCGCAAGCCCCAGCAGAAGACATTTGGGGTGACCGTGGATCTCTGGAGCATTGGGGTAACCCTGTACCACGCAGCCACCGGCAGCCTGCCCTTCGTCCCCTTCGGTGGACCACGGCGCAACAAGGAGATGAT GTACCGGATCACCACGGAGAAGCCGGCCGGGGCCATCGCAGGCACTCAGAGGCGGGAGAATGGGCCCCTGGAGTGGAGTTACACCCTCCCCATCACCTGCCGGCTGTCCAT GGGGCTGCAGAGCCAGCTGGTGCCCATCCTGGCCAACATCCTGGAGGTGGAGCAGGCCAAGTGCTGGGGCTTCGACCAGTTCTTTGCGGAGACCAGTGACATCCTGCAGCGAGTTGTTGTCCATGTCTTCTCCCTGTCTCAGGCGGTCCTGCACCACGTCTACATCCACGCCCACAACAC GGTAGCCATCTTTCTGGAAGCCGTGTACAAGCAGACCAGTGTGGCCCCCCAGCATCAGGAGTACCTCTTTGAGGGTCACGTCTGTGTCCTTGAGCCCAGCCTCTCAGCGCAGCACATCGCCCACACGACAGCAAGCAGCCCCCTGACCCTATTCAGCATGGCCAGCGAGACCCCCAAGGGGCTGGCCTTCAGGGACC CCGCTCAGGACATCCCCAAGTTCTTCCCCAAAGTGGATCTGCAGGCGGATTACAGCACTGCCAAG AGCGTGTTGGGCGCTGGCTACCAGGCCCTGTGGCTGGCGCGGGCCCTGCTGGCCGGGCAGGAACTAATGCTTCGGGGGCTGTACTGGTTCGT GGAGATGCTCCAGGCCACATGCAGGCGGACGCTGGAGGTCACGCGGATGGCCCTCCTGTTCCTCACCAGCAGCCTGGGCACTGAGAG GTTCAGCAGTGTGGCTGGGATGCCTGAAATGCAGGAACTGAAGAGAGTCACAGAGCTGAGGTCCAAGCTGCAGGCT TTGGCTGAGGCCCTCTCCAGATATGCCCACGATATCACAGAGACCCAGATGAGCCTAAACAACCTGAGCTCTGAGCTGATGAAGAACCGGGATCAG CATCCAGCAGATTCAGTGCTGTTTGGACAAGATGAACCTCATCTACAAACAGTTCAAGAAATCCAGAATGAGGCCAG GAGAACCTCGGAGGCTTTTCTGCCTTCGTCACTGGGATTCCATCATCCTAGCATCACTACCCTTCTGAGCACCTCGCTAGGCACCATTACTCTCCCCTAG
- the IKBKE gene encoding inhibitor of nuclear factor kappa-B kinase subunit epsilon isoform X1 translates to MQSTVNYLWHTDDLLGQGATASVYKARNKKSGELVAVKVFNTASYLRPREVQVREFDVLRKLNHQNIVKLFAVEETVGPVLGQREVVLSLTHTGWKDSGHRIMETWSHACQQGGSRQKVLVMEYCSGGSLLSVLESPENAFGLPEDEFLVVLRCVVAGMNHLRENSIVHRDIKPGNIMRLMGEEGQSIYKLTDFGAARELDDDEKFVSVYGTEEYLHPDMYERAVLRKPQQKTFGVTVDLWSIGVTLYHAATGSLPFVPFGGPRRNKEMMYRITTEKPAGAIAGTQRRENGPLEWSYTLPITCRLSMGLQSQLVPILANILEVEQAKCWGFDQFFAETSDILQRVVVHVFSLSQAVLHHVYIHAHNTVAIFLEAVYKQTSVAPQHQEYLFEGHVCVLEPSLSAQHIAHTTASSPLTLFSMASETPKGLAFRDPAQDIPKFFPKVDLQADYSTAKSVLGAGYQALWLARALLAGQELMLRGLYWFVEMLQATCRRTLEVTRMALLFLTSSLGTERFSSVAGMPEMQELKRVTELRSKLQALAEALSRYAHDITETQMSLNNLSSELMKNRDQVHADRSIQQIQCCLDKMNLIYKQFKKSRMRPGLGYNEEQIHKLDKVNFGHLAKRLLQVFQEKCVQKYQTSLVTHGKWMREVHETRIHLRMVSCSVAAFNTEAQGAQESLSKILDQLSHQLLQDRTMGAQVSAPPTAPHPSPALTDLVLHMQELCEEVKLLAFDLQDNNRIIEGLSRPPSAPDS, encoded by the exons ATGCAGAGCACTGTCAATTACCTATGGCACACCGACGACCTGCTGGGGCAGGGGGCCACTGCCAGTGTGTACAAGGCCCGAAACAAG AAATCCGGGGAGCTGGTTGCCGTGAAGGTCTTCAACACCGCCAGCTACCTGCGACCCCGCGAGGTGCAGGTGAGGGAGTTTGATGTCCTGCGAAAGCTGAACCACCAGAACATCGTCAAGCTCTTTGCGGTGGAGGAGACGGTGGGTCCAGTGCTTGGTCAGAGGGAGGTGGTCTTGTCCTTGACCCACACAGGCTGGAAAGACTCAGGTCACAGAATCATGGAGACGTGGTCACATGCTTGTCAGCAG GGGGGCAGCCGGCAGAAGGTGCTGGTGATGGAGTACTGCTCCGGTGGGAGCCTGCTGAGCGTGCTCGAAAGCCCCGAGAACGCCTTCGGGCTGCCGGAGGATGAGTTTCTGGTGGTGCTGCGCTGTGTGG TGGCCGGCATGAACCACCTGCGGGAAAACAGCATTGTCCACCGCGACATCAAGCCTGGAAACATCATGCGCCtcatgggggaggaggggcagagcatcTATAAGCTGACGGACTTCGGGGCCGCCCGGGAGCTGGATGACGATGAGAAGTTTGTCTCTGTCTATGGCACTGAGGAGTACCTG CACCCTGACATGTATGAACGGGCAGTGCTTCGCAAGCCCCAGCAGAAGACATTTGGGGTGACCGTGGATCTCTGGAGCATTGGGGTAACCCTGTACCACGCAGCCACCGGCAGCCTGCCCTTCGTCCCCTTCGGTGGACCACGGCGCAACAAGGAGATGAT GTACCGGATCACCACGGAGAAGCCGGCCGGGGCCATCGCAGGCACTCAGAGGCGGGAGAATGGGCCCCTGGAGTGGAGTTACACCCTCCCCATCACCTGCCGGCTGTCCAT GGGGCTGCAGAGCCAGCTGGTGCCCATCCTGGCCAACATCCTGGAGGTGGAGCAGGCCAAGTGCTGGGGCTTCGACCAGTTCTTTGCGGAGACCAGTGACATCCTGCAGCGAGTTGTTGTCCATGTCTTCTCCCTGTCTCAGGCGGTCCTGCACCACGTCTACATCCACGCCCACAACAC GGTAGCCATCTTTCTGGAAGCCGTGTACAAGCAGACCAGTGTGGCCCCCCAGCATCAGGAGTACCTCTTTGAGGGTCACGTCTGTGTCCTTGAGCCCAGCCTCTCAGCGCAGCACATCGCCCACACGACAGCAAGCAGCCCCCTGACCCTATTCAGCATGGCCAGCGAGACCCCCAAGGGGCTGGCCTTCAGGGACC CCGCTCAGGACATCCCCAAGTTCTTCCCCAAAGTGGATCTGCAGGCGGATTACAGCACTGCCAAG AGCGTGTTGGGCGCTGGCTACCAGGCCCTGTGGCTGGCGCGGGCCCTGCTGGCCGGGCAGGAACTAATGCTTCGGGGGCTGTACTGGTTCGT GGAGATGCTCCAGGCCACATGCAGGCGGACGCTGGAGGTCACGCGGATGGCCCTCCTGTTCCTCACCAGCAGCCTGGGCACTGAGAG GTTCAGCAGTGTGGCTGGGATGCCTGAAATGCAGGAACTGAAGAGAGTCACAGAGCTGAGGTCCAAGCTGCAGGCT TTGGCTGAGGCCCTCTCCAGATATGCCCACGATATCACAGAGACCCAGATGAGCCTAAACAACCTGAGCTCTGAGCTGATGAAGAACCGGGATCAGGTACATGCGGACAGAAG CATCCAGCAGATTCAGTGCTGTTTGGACAAGATGAACCTCATCTACAAACAGTTCAAGAAATCCAGAATGAGGCCAG GCCTCGGCTACAACGAGGAGCAGATTCACAAGCTGGATAA GGTGAATTTCGGTCATTTAGCCAAAAGGCTCCTGCAGGTATTCCAGGAGAAGTGCGTGCAGAAGTACCAGACGTCTCTAGTCACGCACGGCAAGTGGATGAG GGAGGTGCACGAGACCAGGATCCACTTGCGTATGGTCAGCTGTTCTGTGGCTGCCTTTAACACAGAAGCCCAGGGAGCCCAGGAGAGCCTCAGCAAG ATCCTTGACCAGTTATCTCACCAGCTCCTTCAGGACAGAACAATGGGGGCTCAGGTCTCAGCACCCCCCacagctccccaccccagccctgcactGACAGACCTGGTTCTGCA CATGCAGGAGCTCTGCGAGGAGGTGAAGCTGCTGGCCTTCGACCTTCAGGACAACAACCGCATCATTGAAGG GTTAAGTAGGCCCCCGTCGGCCCCTGACTCCTGA